In Roseisolibacter agri, a genomic segment contains:
- a CDS encoding RNA polymerase sigma-70 factor: MPSSDPHGPPTPPALADAVARARAGDEAAFAALFHAHYAALCSFAVRYVHERALAEELVQELFAALWERRERFALRGGGASARAYLFAAVRNRALNLRARHAVERDWADAEGRADEITLHPSPPSADAALEQAELHARLNAAMASLPERCRLVMQLRWREQLSYADIATVMGISTKGVENQLARGLRALRGLLGER, translated from the coding sequence ATGCCGTCGTCCGATCCGCACGGTCCGCCGACGCCGCCCGCGCTCGCGGACGCGGTCGCGCGGGCACGTGCCGGCGACGAGGCGGCGTTCGCGGCGCTCTTCCACGCGCACTACGCGGCGCTGTGCAGCTTCGCGGTGCGCTACGTCCACGAGCGCGCGCTGGCCGAGGAGCTGGTGCAGGAGCTGTTCGCGGCGCTCTGGGAACGGCGCGAGCGGTTCGCCCTGCGCGGCGGCGGCGCGTCGGCGCGCGCCTACCTGTTCGCCGCCGTACGCAACCGCGCGCTGAACCTGCGCGCGCGCCACGCCGTGGAGCGCGACTGGGCCGATGCGGAAGGACGGGCCGACGAGATCACGCTGCATCCGTCGCCGCCATCCGCCGACGCCGCGCTGGAGCAGGCCGAGCTGCACGCGCGGCTGAACGCCGCGATGGCGTCGCTGCCCGAGCGCTGCCGGCTGGTGATGCAGCTGCGCTGGCGCGAGCAGCTGAGCTACGCGGACATCGCCACCGTCATGGGGATCTCCACGAAGGGCGTCGAGAACCAGCTCGCGCGCGGGCTGCGGGCGCTCCGGGGGCTGCTCGGCGAGCGCTAG
- a CDS encoding CPBP family intramembrane glutamic endopeptidase, with product MTAPRPSDDTRAGGLLDAALLPDVPAAGAPLTGATRRRPDGASLWLRRIGALLFWACAQVVFLIPQLHIPPAVGVLLNGAIAAGFVWWFVARRAARADRRRLATFRIRPVAPEAARWIVPAAAAMVAVVMAALVVLPRFIRIPPDKTTFLDAYLDQPLGPAAVFVMVAVIAPLLEEFVFRGWMQRSLERRTAAWTAIALTAATFGVVHGDLFGLPLRIAFGVASGYLAWRTRSIWPSVVLHGAYNGSLVMLSGALPQIDEHTLDRWAHTDAVFFPALVALALASLTLAWAVRGMGDAAARVRARRALDAGRTRRHLPG from the coding sequence GTGACGGCGCCGCGGCCGAGCGACGACACGCGCGCGGGCGGGCTCCTGGACGCCGCGCTGCTCCCCGACGTGCCGGCGGCGGGCGCCCCGCTCACCGGTGCCACGCGCCGGCGTCCGGATGGCGCGTCGCTCTGGCTGCGCCGCATCGGCGCGCTGCTGTTCTGGGCGTGCGCGCAGGTCGTCTTCCTCATCCCGCAGCTCCACATCCCGCCGGCCGTCGGCGTCCTGCTGAACGGGGCGATCGCGGCGGGCTTCGTGTGGTGGTTCGTGGCGCGCCGCGCGGCACGCGCCGACCGGCGCCGCCTCGCGACCTTCCGCATCCGGCCCGTCGCGCCCGAGGCCGCGCGCTGGATCGTGCCCGCCGCCGCGGCGATGGTCGCCGTCGTGATGGCGGCGCTCGTCGTGCTGCCGCGCTTCATTCGCATCCCGCCCGACAAGACGACCTTCCTCGACGCCTACCTCGACCAGCCGCTCGGCCCCGCGGCGGTGTTCGTGATGGTCGCGGTGATCGCGCCGCTGCTGGAGGAGTTCGTCTTCCGCGGCTGGATGCAGCGCTCGCTCGAGCGGCGCACGGCGGCGTGGACGGCGATCGCCCTCACCGCGGCGACGTTCGGCGTCGTGCACGGCGACCTGTTCGGCCTCCCGCTGCGCATCGCGTTCGGCGTGGCCTCGGGCTACCTCGCGTGGCGCACCCGCTCGATCTGGCCGAGCGTCGTGCTGCACGGCGCGTACAACGGCTCGCTGGTGATGCTGAGCGGCGCGCTGCCACAGATCGACGAGCACACGCTCGACCGCTGGGCCCACACCGACGCGGTCTTCTTCCCGGCGCTGGTGGCGCTCGCGCTCGCGTCGCTGACGCTCGCCTGGGCCGTGCGCGGGATGGGCGACGCCGCCGCGCGCGTGCGCGCCCGCCGCGCCCTCGACGCGGGTCGCACGCGCCGGCATCTTCCCGGCTGA
- a CDS encoding HEAT repeat domain-containing protein, whose translation MRKQDATDHLTRLVRQLRTPGSRPDDVRATLRRLAAAAREGTVLWQREGDRLLIDGMAARDGADPLRERMEAHGIRRLEVRQHATAVELLQCARLLAEAPAPDEAAFERRVGSLRLWRVTISRVAEAEAEGSGLAVPAAQQAPITRQLFRLRGAVTPVAVHEAHQALEVLKSLADAHEAAGEALPLTAVLVGLVRAEREAEADVVRASIGRVIDALSTPAVLRLVTRLLPTTVGDPATYRAHLEAIDRCGPTGGATLIAFLMAADAMEERRVYFDAIVQLRAGIPILIGALGHSQWYIVRNAACLLGEMEAERADAALARLLDHPDERVREAATGALAKLDTRTARLALQQMLHDRSPRVRLHAVEAFARNRDARVATPLSLALDAEEDDDVQLGLLAGLGRLGTPDAVEKLVRAALPAGMRPRPASFRIAALEALVVARGPGANGTLRSVLEDDDPAVREAAQRLVAV comes from the coding sequence ATGCGAAAGCAGGACGCCACCGACCACCTGACCCGGCTCGTCCGGCAGCTGCGCACCCCCGGCAGCCGGCCCGACGACGTGCGCGCGACGCTGCGGCGCCTGGCGGCGGCGGCGCGCGAGGGCACGGTGCTCTGGCAGCGGGAGGGCGATCGCCTCCTCATCGACGGCATGGCGGCCCGCGATGGCGCGGACCCGCTGCGCGAGCGGATGGAGGCCCACGGGATCCGGCGGCTGGAGGTGCGCCAGCACGCGACCGCGGTCGAGCTGCTGCAGTGCGCGCGCCTGCTGGCCGAGGCGCCCGCGCCCGACGAGGCCGCGTTCGAGCGGCGCGTCGGGTCGCTGCGGCTCTGGCGCGTGACGATCTCGCGCGTCGCGGAGGCCGAGGCGGAGGGCTCGGGCCTGGCCGTGCCCGCCGCGCAGCAGGCGCCGATCACCCGGCAGCTCTTCCGCCTGCGCGGCGCGGTGACGCCGGTGGCGGTGCACGAGGCCCACCAGGCGCTCGAGGTGCTGAAGTCGCTCGCCGACGCCCACGAGGCGGCGGGCGAGGCGCTCCCGCTCACGGCGGTGCTGGTGGGGCTGGTGCGCGCGGAGCGCGAGGCCGAGGCCGACGTCGTGCGCGCGAGCATCGGGCGCGTGATCGACGCGCTCTCGACGCCGGCGGTGCTGCGACTGGTGACGCGCCTGCTGCCGACGACCGTCGGCGACCCGGCCACGTACCGCGCGCACCTGGAGGCGATCGACCGCTGCGGCCCGACGGGCGGCGCGACGCTGATCGCGTTCCTGATGGCGGCCGACGCGATGGAGGAGCGGCGCGTCTACTTCGACGCGATCGTGCAGCTCCGCGCGGGGATCCCGATCCTGATCGGCGCGCTCGGGCACTCGCAGTGGTACATCGTGCGCAACGCGGCCTGCCTGCTGGGCGAGATGGAGGCCGAGCGCGCCGACGCGGCGCTGGCGCGGCTGCTCGACCATCCGGACGAGCGCGTGCGCGAGGCGGCGACGGGCGCGCTGGCGAAGCTCGACACGCGCACCGCGCGCCTCGCGCTGCAGCAGATGCTGCACGACCGCTCGCCGCGCGTGCGGCTGCACGCGGTGGAGGCGTTCGCCCGCAATCGCGACGCGCGCGTCGCCACGCCGCTCTCGCTCGCGCTGGACGCCGAGGAGGACGACGACGTGCAGCTCGGCCTCCTGGCGGGGCTGGGGCGACTCGGCACGCCCGACGCGGTGGAGAAGCTGGTGCGCGCCGCGCTGCCGGCCGGCATGCGCCCGCGCCCCGCGAGCTTCCGCATCGCCGCCCTGGAGGCGCTGGTGGTGGCGCGCGGCCCGGGCGCGAACGGGACGCTGCGGTCGGTGCTGGAGGATGACGATCCGGCGGTGCGGGAGGCGGCGCAGCGGCTCGTCGCCGTCTGA
- a CDS encoding metal-dependent hydrolase family protein, with protein sequence MLRRPLAATLLLAAAPLAAQTPAAPAPAATVLRAARLFDGTGSTLVRNGVVVVRGDRIVAAGAADRVTVPADARVIDLGDATLLPGLIDAHVHLTGEIDGNFDRAVKDLPAMEALFGAANAQKTLMAGFTTVRDVGAGDFTNVALDRATSLGIIPGPRIIAAGHSIGITGGHCDVTGYAPGILEQGPEDGVADGPDAALRATRYQIKHGAKVIKICATAGVLSFEESVGAQQLTEAEMRAIVEEAGRHGLKVAAHAHGTEGIKAAIRAGVASIEHGSILDDEAVRMMKERGTYLVPTLHLSEAIALDKLPAPIRAKAESVLPNMRTSFERAVRAGVKIAFGTDAAVIPHGTNGREFGTMVKFGMTPADALRAATSGAADLLGRRDLGALAAGKLADVVAVPGDPLQDVRVMERVSFVMKNGVVYRAPAGTQTVSR encoded by the coding sequence ATGCTCCGCCGTCCGCTCGCCGCCACGCTCCTCCTCGCCGCGGCGCCACTCGCCGCCCAGACGCCGGCCGCGCCGGCCCCCGCTGCGACCGTGCTCCGCGCCGCGCGGCTGTTCGACGGCACCGGATCGACGCTCGTGCGCAACGGCGTCGTCGTCGTGCGCGGCGACCGCATCGTCGCCGCCGGCGCGGCGGACCGCGTGACCGTGCCCGCGGACGCGCGCGTGATCGACCTCGGCGACGCGACCCTGCTGCCCGGGCTGATCGACGCGCACGTGCACCTCACCGGCGAGATCGACGGCAACTTCGACCGCGCGGTGAAGGACCTGCCGGCGATGGAGGCGCTGTTCGGCGCCGCCAACGCGCAGAAGACGCTGATGGCGGGCTTCACGACGGTGCGCGACGTCGGCGCGGGCGACTTCACGAACGTCGCGCTCGACCGCGCGACCTCGCTCGGCATCATCCCGGGGCCGCGCATCATCGCCGCGGGCCACTCGATCGGCATCACCGGCGGCCATTGCGACGTCACGGGCTACGCGCCCGGCATCCTCGAGCAGGGCCCCGAGGACGGCGTCGCCGACGGGCCGGACGCCGCGCTGCGCGCGACGCGCTACCAGATCAAGCACGGCGCGAAGGTCATCAAGATCTGCGCGACGGCCGGCGTGCTGTCGTTCGAGGAGTCGGTGGGCGCGCAGCAGCTCACCGAGGCCGAGATGCGCGCGATCGTCGAGGAGGCGGGGCGGCACGGGCTCAAGGTCGCCGCGCACGCGCACGGCACCGAGGGGATCAAGGCCGCCATCCGCGCCGGGGTCGCGTCCATCGAGCACGGCTCGATCCTCGACGACGAGGCGGTGCGCATGATGAAGGAGCGCGGCACGTACCTCGTGCCGACGCTGCACCTGAGCGAGGCTATCGCGCTCGACAAGCTGCCCGCGCCCATCCGCGCGAAGGCCGAGTCGGTGCTGCCGAACATGCGCACGAGCTTCGAGCGCGCGGTGCGCGCCGGCGTGAAGATCGCCTTCGGCACCGACGCCGCCGTCATCCCGCACGGCACCAACGGCCGCGAGTTCGGGACGATGGTGAAGTTCGGCATGACGCCGGCGGACGCGCTGCGCGCCGCCACCTCCGGCGCCGCCGACCTGCTGGGCCGCCGCGACCTCGGCGCGCTCGCGGCCGGGAAGCTGGCCGACGTCGTGGCGGTGCCTGGCGATCCGCTGCAGGACGTCCGCGTGATGGAGCGCGTGTCGTTCGTGATGAAGAACGGCGTGGTCTATCGGGCGCCCGCCGGTACGCAGACGGTCAGTCGGTGA
- a CDS encoding TonB-dependent receptor: MRASLLLIALGAPAVARTQPTRAPATAPGYQPLRADAPAPLDAMVTLEVVRTPLATAVEEVARQAGLSIAFDRSLPGVDRPVTLRAARISAAAAILRLLDGAPLAAMASPSGSVVLVARPSAAPRASTVQGHVRDAGTGAALAGARVELLGTRFTTTARSDGRFAFGTVPTGTYRVRVVQMGYRPALLGPVTVDGQSADSVRVALERAPTPLGTVVVTPGHYGVMDGAADAAPSMSRAQIEAAPQLGEDIYRAVGQLPGVSTDEFAAAFSVRGFGGDELYVSFDGLELIEPFHLKDIGGGALSILDASAIGAVELTTGGFAAEYGDRLGGVFTMRSVEPRRDRTRTALGLSIMNARASSQGGFARGRGGWLVSARRGYLDIAMRLTSMHDSLRPRYYDAFAKADYTLRGGGRLAAHVLRAGDDLVFRDSDDGSLLSGYASSYAWLTWDGRPDARLRQRTVASVGRLTWRRDADALELDAFGRRGPSAAIDDRRVLDVLGVRQDWKLDVSPRALLKWGVDARRESASYDYARWLLRESVAAPGRIATRRDTVAAQRALSGTRVGVYLAQRVRPVDALAVEVGLRHDRASVAGDAITSPRLNVSWQPRAGTALRAAWGRYSQSQPLAGIQVQDGETAPSRAERSTQRVLGLTQLLPRGITARAELYDQRVAPRRPRFANVGGSVGELVPELLWDRVLVAAEAGRARGVELQLAGDGRGRLDWTAGYTLASATDRVDGRDVPRLTDQRHGARLDWSYHPPSNRWRLSVASMWHTGRPFTPQLADVDTVQNDPQVFWLLMTRRAGALASERLPDYRRVDARWTRWFDTRRGRVSVFAEVFNVLNTRNVGAYYTNADVDGQRRQVRLYRVSDNMIPRLPTAGIAWEF, translated from the coding sequence ATGCGTGCTTCGCTCCTGCTGATCGCGCTGGGCGCTCCCGCCGTCGCGCGTACGCAGCCCACGCGGGCGCCCGCGACTGCGCCCGGCTACCAGCCGCTCCGTGCCGACGCGCCCGCGCCGCTCGATGCGATGGTGACGCTCGAGGTCGTCCGCACGCCGCTCGCCACCGCGGTGGAGGAGGTCGCGCGGCAGGCGGGGCTCAGCATCGCGTTCGACCGCTCGCTGCCGGGGGTGGACCGGCCGGTGACGCTGCGCGCCGCACGCATCTCCGCGGCCGCGGCGATCCTGCGACTGCTGGACGGCGCACCACTCGCGGCGATGGCGTCCCCGAGCGGCAGCGTCGTGCTGGTAGCGCGTCCCAGCGCCGCGCCGCGCGCGAGCACGGTGCAGGGGCACGTGCGGGACGCGGGAACGGGCGCCGCACTCGCGGGCGCGCGCGTCGAGCTGCTGGGCACGCGCTTCACGACCACGGCGCGCAGCGACGGCCGCTTCGCCTTCGGCACGGTGCCGACCGGCACCTACCGCGTGCGCGTCGTGCAGATGGGGTACCGTCCGGCGCTGCTCGGCCCGGTGACGGTCGACGGGCAGAGCGCCGACTCGGTGCGCGTCGCGCTGGAGCGCGCGCCCACGCCGCTCGGCACCGTCGTCGTGACGCCGGGCCACTACGGCGTCATGGACGGCGCTGCGGACGCCGCGCCGTCGATGAGCCGCGCGCAGATCGAGGCCGCGCCGCAGCTCGGTGAGGACATCTATCGCGCGGTCGGGCAGCTGCCCGGCGTCTCGACCGACGAGTTCGCGGCGGCGTTCTCGGTGCGCGGCTTCGGCGGCGACGAGCTGTACGTCTCGTTCGACGGTCTGGAGCTGATCGAGCCGTTCCACCTCAAGGACATCGGCGGCGGCGCGCTCTCCATCCTCGATGCGTCGGCCATCGGCGCGGTGGAGCTGACGACGGGTGGGTTCGCCGCCGAGTACGGCGATCGCCTGGGCGGCGTGTTCACGATGCGGTCGGTGGAGCCGCGGCGCGATCGCACGCGCACGGCGCTGGGGCTCAGCATCATGAACGCGCGCGCGTCGTCGCAGGGCGGCTTCGCGCGCGGCCGCGGCGGCTGGCTCGTCTCGGCGCGGCGGGGCTACCTCGACATCGCGATGCGCCTGACGTCGATGCACGACTCGCTGCGGCCGCGCTACTACGACGCGTTCGCCAAGGCCGACTACACGCTGCGCGGCGGCGGGCGGCTCGCGGCGCACGTGCTGCGCGCCGGCGACGACCTGGTGTTCCGCGACAGCGACGACGGCTCGCTGCTCAGCGGCTACGCCAGCAGCTACGCGTGGCTGACGTGGGACGGGCGCCCCGACGCGCGGCTGCGCCAGCGCACGGTGGCGTCGGTCGGGCGGCTGACGTGGCGGCGCGACGCCGACGCGCTGGAGCTCGACGCGTTCGGCAGGCGCGGGCCGAGCGCCGCGATCGACGACCGCCGCGTGCTCGACGTGCTGGGCGTGCGGCAGGACTGGAAGCTGGACGTGTCCCCGCGCGCGCTGCTCAAGTGGGGCGTCGACGCGCGGCGCGAGTCGGCGAGCTACGACTACGCGCGGTGGCTGCTGCGCGAGTCGGTCGCCGCGCCGGGACGGATCGCGACGCGGCGCGACACGGTGGCCGCGCAGCGCGCCCTCTCCGGCACGCGCGTGGGCGTCTACCTCGCGCAGCGCGTGCGTCCCGTCGACGCGCTGGCGGTCGAGGTCGGGCTGCGCCACGACCGCGCCTCGGTGGCCGGCGACGCGATCACGAGTCCGCGGCTCAACGTGTCGTGGCAGCCGCGCGCGGGCACCGCGCTCCGGGCCGCGTGGGGGCGCTACTCGCAGTCGCAGCCGCTGGCCGGCATCCAGGTGCAGGACGGCGAGACCGCGCCGTCGCGGGCCGAGCGGTCGACGCAGCGCGTGCTGGGGCTCACGCAGCTGCTGCCGCGCGGCATCACCGCGCGCGCGGAGCTGTACGACCAGCGCGTCGCGCCGCGCCGGCCGCGCTTCGCCAACGTGGGCGGCTCGGTGGGCGAGCTGGTGCCCGAGCTGCTGTGGGACCGCGTGCTCGTCGCCGCCGAGGCCGGACGCGCGCGGGGCGTCGAGCTGCAGCTGGCCGGCGACGGGCGCGGGCGGCTGGACTGGACGGCGGGCTACACGCTGGCGTCGGCGACCGATCGCGTGGACGGGCGCGACGTGCCGCGCCTCACCGACCAGCGCCACGGCGCGCGGCTGGACTGGTCGTATCATCCGCCGTCGAACCGCTGGCGGCTGAGCGTGGCGAGCATGTGGCACACGGGCCGGCCGTTCACGCCGCAGCTGGCCGACGTGGACACGGTGCAGAACGACCCGCAGGTGTTCTGGCTGCTCATGACGCGCCGCGCGGGCGCGCTGGCCTCCGAGCGGCTGCCCGACTACCGCCGCGTGGACGCGCGCTGGACGCGCTGGTTCGACACGCGGCGGGGGCGGGTGTCGGTGTTCGCCGAGGTGTTCAACGTCCTGAACACGCGGAACGTGGGCGCCTACTACACGAACGCGGACGTCGACGGGCAGCGCCGGCAGGTGCGCCTGTACCGCGTGTCCGACAACATGATCCCGCGCCTGCCGACGGCCGGCATCGCGTGGGAGTTCTGA
- a CDS encoding histone deacetylase family protein: MPLHLWSSAAYAIPLPDGHRFPMAKYALLRDAVLAEGLVPRERLHDPPRVPLDDLRLVHTAEYVAQVTTGTLPYIEQRRIGLPWSEAFVERAYRVVRGTCEATEAALQHGVAMNLAGGTHHAFPHRGEGFCTFNDVAVAIRRLQRDGHVRRAAVVDLDVHQGNGTHACFADDPDVFTFSMHGARNFPFHKVPGTLDVELPDGTGDAAYLAQLAEHLPRVLHAARPDLVVYLAGADPHVGDRLGRLALSFEGLRRRDWMVLESCREVGLPVCVTIAGGYGRNVHDTVAVHLNTVRLLAQFA; this comes from the coding sequence GTGCCGCTCCATCTCTGGAGCTCGGCCGCCTACGCGATCCCCCTCCCCGACGGCCACCGCTTCCCGATGGCCAAGTACGCGCTGCTGCGCGACGCGGTGCTCGCGGAGGGGCTGGTGCCGCGGGAGCGGCTGCACGATCCGCCGCGCGTCCCGCTCGACGACCTGCGGCTCGTGCACACCGCGGAGTACGTCGCGCAGGTGACGACCGGCACGCTCCCCTACATCGAGCAGCGGCGCATCGGGCTGCCGTGGAGCGAGGCGTTCGTCGAGCGCGCCTACCGCGTGGTGCGTGGCACCTGCGAGGCCACGGAGGCGGCGCTGCAGCACGGCGTCGCGATGAACCTGGCCGGCGGCACGCACCACGCCTTCCCGCACCGCGGCGAGGGCTTCTGCACGTTCAACGACGTCGCGGTCGCGATCCGGCGGCTGCAGCGCGACGGGCACGTGCGCCGCGCGGCGGTGGTGGACCTGGACGTGCACCAGGGGAACGGCACGCACGCCTGCTTCGCCGACGACCCGGACGTGTTCACGTTCAGCATGCACGGCGCGCGCAACTTCCCGTTCCACAAGGTGCCGGGCACGCTGGACGTGGAGCTGCCCGATGGGACCGGAGACGCCGCGTACCTCGCGCAGCTGGCCGAGCACCTGCCGCGCGTGCTGCACGCCGCGCGGCCGGACCTCGTGGTCTACCTGGCCGGCGCCGATCCGCACGTGGGCGACCGGCTGGGCCGCCTGGCGCTGTCGTTCGAGGGGCTGCGGCGCCGCGACTGGATGGTGCTGGAGAGCTGCCGCGAGGTGGGCCTGCCGGTGTGCGTGACGATCGCCGGCGGCTACGGGAGGAACGTGCACGACACGGTCGCGGTGCACCTGAACACGGTGCGGCTCCTCGCGCAGTTCGCGTGA
- a CDS encoding M20/M25/M40 family metallo-hydrolase — protein MSPVAARPLALAVLLAAPLAALPTALAAQARPVSASAAQERLRRDIAYLASDRLEGRFTGSPGNDSAAAYIARRFAALKLTRVVESEACAGQRVTLRIDGARPVPARLAVDGRVQAESAGEVASGVAPACASYLQRFEARPAALAHAGRAGGLATQNVVATIPGTDPALRGQVVVLGAHYDHLGREKMFSTDPKAEDAIRNGADDNASGTAAVMELARRFAAKPGRRTVLVVAFSGEELGLLGSQWFVEHSPVPVDSIAAMLNFDMVGRLTNDRLLVYGTATATELPALLDSANAAGPRLQVKGIGDGFGPSDHSSFYTKNVPVLHFFTDQHADYHAATDDAARINVPGTARVVDLADAIARNLADRPARLTFQRAPTTQRMAGPQSSQGPRPYLGSIPDMSSDGVQGLRLQGITPGSPADKAGLKSGDVVVEMDSMPITDLYTYTDALYAHKPGDVVRVVVLRATTPGAPPERVTASVTLGQRGQ, from the coding sequence ATGTCGCCCGTCGCTGCCCGCCCGCTCGCCCTCGCCGTGCTGCTCGCCGCGCCGCTCGCGGCCCTCCCCACGGCGCTGGCGGCGCAGGCGCGGCCCGTGTCCGCCTCGGCGGCCCAGGAGCGGCTGCGCCGCGACATCGCCTACCTGGCGTCGGACCGGCTCGAGGGGCGGTTCACCGGCTCCCCCGGCAACGACTCCGCGGCCGCGTACATCGCGCGCCGTTTCGCCGCGCTCAAGCTGACGCGCGTCGTCGAGAGCGAGGCGTGCGCCGGCCAGCGCGTCACGCTCCGCATCGACGGCGCGCGGCCCGTGCCCGCGCGCCTCGCCGTCGACGGCCGCGTGCAGGCCGAGAGCGCGGGCGAGGTCGCGTCCGGCGTGGCGCCGGCGTGCGCGTCGTACCTGCAGCGCTTCGAGGCGCGGCCGGCGGCGCTCGCGCACGCGGGACGCGCCGGCGGGCTGGCGACCCAGAACGTCGTCGCCACGATCCCCGGCACCGACCCCGCGCTGCGCGGCCAGGTCGTCGTGCTCGGCGCGCACTACGACCACCTCGGGCGCGAGAAGATGTTCTCCACCGACCCGAAGGCGGAGGACGCGATCCGCAACGGCGCCGACGACAACGCGTCCGGCACCGCCGCGGTGATGGAGCTCGCGCGCCGCTTCGCCGCGAAGCCGGGACGGCGCACCGTCCTGGTCGTCGCCTTCAGCGGCGAGGAGCTCGGGCTCCTCGGCTCGCAGTGGTTCGTCGAGCACTCGCCCGTGCCCGTCGACAGCATCGCCGCGATGCTGAACTTCGACATGGTCGGCCGGCTCACGAACGACAGGCTGCTGGTGTACGGCACCGCCACCGCGACCGAGCTGCCCGCGCTGCTCGACTCCGCCAACGCCGCGGGGCCGCGGCTGCAGGTGAAGGGGATCGGCGACGGCTTCGGGCCGTCGGACCACAGCTCCTTCTATACGAAGAACGTCCCGGTGCTGCACTTCTTCACCGACCAGCACGCGGACTACCACGCCGCCACGGACGACGCCGCGCGCATCAACGTGCCGGGCACCGCGCGCGTCGTGGACCTCGCGGACGCGATCGCCCGCAACCTCGCCGACCGGCCCGCGCGCCTCACCTTCCAGCGCGCGCCCACGACGCAGCGCATGGCCGGCCCGCAGAGCAGCCAGGGCCCGCGCCCGTACCTGGGCTCGATCCCCGACATGTCGAGCGACGGCGTGCAGGGGCTGCGCCTGCAGGGGATCACGCCCGGCAGCCCGGCGGACAAGGCGGGGCTCAAGTCCGGCGACGTGGTGGTCGAGATGGACAGCATGCCCATCACGGACCTCTACACCTACACGGACGCGCTGTACGCCCACAAGCCGGGCGACGTCGTGCGCGTCGTCGTGCTGCGCGCCACCACGCCCGGCGCCCCGCCGGAGCGCGTGACCGCCAGCGTCACGCTCGGCCAGCGCGGCCAGTGA
- a CDS encoding FecR family protein: MSDRPDWQTIDRFLAGEATPEDLRAIDAWRSAAPGNDALLRTLRQGGTDAAAWDADAAWTRVTARVRRDVLPLRAQAREPARRPRRVPWRAAAAMLLAAAGVATWRETTRRRAASADAPVAMSTVVAPAEGRTSVTLPDGSRVTLHAGSRLRHAATLGGASGPRDVFLDGEGYFEVTHDALRPFRVHARHALAQDLGTRFVVRASTASPTVEVVVAEGLVSLHRRDARDSALVRPGERARLGATGEAVVQPVPDVGAYTEWASGTLALQDVTLADAMPRLARWYDVDVVLADRQLATRRVVARFHDAPLAQVLDALALALDARWERSGRTVTLHAARPR, from the coding sequence ATGTCCGACCGACCCGACTGGCAGACGATCGACCGCTTCCTCGCGGGCGAGGCGACGCCCGAGGACCTCCGCGCGATCGACGCGTGGCGGTCCGCGGCGCCCGGCAACGACGCGCTGCTGCGCACGCTGCGGCAGGGCGGCACGGATGCCGCGGCCTGGGACGCCGATGCGGCGTGGACGCGGGTGACCGCGCGCGTGCGACGCGACGTGCTGCCGCTGCGCGCCCAGGCCCGCGAGCCCGCGCGACGACCGCGGCGGGTGCCGTGGCGCGCGGCGGCCGCGATGCTGCTCGCCGCGGCGGGGGTGGCGACGTGGCGCGAGACGACGCGACGCCGCGCGGCCAGCGCCGATGCCCCGGTCGCGATGTCCACCGTCGTGGCGCCGGCGGAGGGGCGCACCTCGGTCACGCTTCCCGACGGCTCGCGCGTCACGCTGCACGCCGGGAGCCGGCTGCGACACGCCGCCACGCTCGGCGGCGCGAGCGGCCCGCGCGACGTGTTCCTGGACGGCGAGGGCTACTTCGAGGTGACGCACGACGCGCTGCGGCCGTTCCGCGTGCACGCGCGCCATGCGCTGGCGCAGGACCTGGGGACGCGCTTCGTGGTGCGCGCGTCCACCGCGTCGCCGACCGTCGAGGTGGTGGTGGCGGAAGGGCTCGTGTCGCTGCACCGGCGCGACGCCCGCGACAGCGCGCTCGTGCGCCCCGGCGAGCGCGCGCGGCTCGGCGCAACGGGCGAGGCCGTGGTGCAGCCGGTGCCGGACGTGGGCGCGTACACCGAGTGGGCGTCGGGCACGCTCGCGCTGCAGGACGTGACGCTCGCCGACGCGATGCCGCGGCTGGCGCGCTGGTACGACGTGGACGTCGTGCTGGCCGACCGGCAGCTCGCCACGCGGCGCGTCGTCGCGCGCTTCCACGACGCGCCGCTGGCGCAGGTGCTCGACGCGCTGGCGCTCGCACTGGATGCGCGCTGGGAGCGCAGTGGACGCACGGTCACCCTCCATGCCGCGAGGCCGCGATGA